Part of the Flavobacteriales bacterium genome is shown below.
CAGGCCAGCTATCGGCGATTTTCTGGCGACGATCAGGTTCATAAATGACTTCAAAATCTGGGATATGTTTTTTTATTTCCCGGGCGATTTCACCAGGGGTAAAACTCATACTGGTAATGTTGTATGATGATCGGATCGATATCCTATCCGCAGGTGCATCCATTAATTCCAATGTGGCCCTGACTGCATCCGGCATGTACATCATTGGTAGCCGGGTATCTTCGTTAAGAAAACAGGTATAGGCCCGTGTTTTTACTGCCTGATGAAAGATGTGAACGGCATAATCGGTGGTTCCGCCGCCCGGCATCGTTTTACTTCCTACAATGCCCGGGTACCTCAGACCGCGAACATCAGCCCCGTATTTCTGATGGTAATATTCACACCATCGTTCACCGGCCAACTTTCCTATTCCATATACCGTATTCGGTTCGGTTATCGTGCGTTGTGCTGTTTGTTCTCGGGGTGTTGTCGGTCCGAAAACGGCAATGGAACTCGGCCAGAATATTTTTTGGATCTTATTCTCCCTGGCTAACTCCAGCACATTGAAAAGTCCCTCCATATTTAACTTCCAGGCCAGTTCCGGTTTCTCTTCCGCAACTGCAGAAAGCAACGCCGCGAGCAGATAAACCTGCGTTACATTATATTTCTCTACAACCGAATTTAATGCGGTCCTGTCCATGACATCCAGCAATTCAAACGGACCTTCCTCCGACCATGAACCTGCGGGCCTTATGTCCGAACAAATAACATTTTCAAGACCAAATTTTTGCCTTAACCCCGAAGCCATTTCAGCACCGATCTGACCGGAGGCACCAATAACAAGGATTCTTTCCATGAAAAGTTCTACTCTGTTTCAAAAACAAAAGTAGAATTTTATCCTCTACCATAAAACCTGATGATTGGCCGATTCTGATAACTTTGTGCACAGCCAATCAATTGAGACCATGAAAACAAAAACGCCCAAAGAATCGCTCACGATTCTTACAGAGATCGTGTTACCGAATGAAACCAACACGTTGGATAACCTGATGGGAGGTCAGTTGCTGCACTGGATGGATATCGCCGGTGCGATCGCTGCCCACCGCCATTGCCGGAGGGTTGTGGTTACCGCATCGGTGAATAATGTTTCCTTCGGCCAGCCCATTAAGAAGGGTGACATATTGACCATTGAAGCAAAAGTCTCCCGGGCATTCAAGTCATCAATGGAAGTCTTTCTTGAAGTATGGGTGGAAGGAACCGGTGAAAATAAAATCAAAGCAAATGAAGCCATTTATACATTCGTGGCCGTAGATCAGCGTGGAAGCCCCATTGAAGTACCGGAACTGACACCGGAAACGGAATTGGAAAAGGCCCGCTTTGATGGTGCACTGCGTAGAAAGCAACTCAGTCTGATTCTGGCAGGAAAAATGAAGCCGGATGATGCGACGGAACTCAAAGCGTTATTCTTTCCAAAGGAAGCCTAGTTCATTATATCCAGGCAAAATGTGGCAATGGCTTCGGTGTCCTGGTTCACCATGCATTTGAAATGCTTTTTCGGGCAGCTGTCAAAGCCGATCTTACTGCATGGTCGACATCTCAGTTCTTTTACTTCTGCTGAGAACCATGGGGTATTTGAATGTTTACCGTAGTATGGTCCCATTCCGAAAGCCGGAACCGTATTTCCCCATAATACCGCCATGGGAACCTGAAATGCCGCACCCACGTGCATCAGTCCGGTATCATGCGTAACCAGACAACGGGCATGCCTGACAAGCCGGGCGGATTCCATCAGACTTCGGTTTCCGCATGCATTGTATATTTCTGCTTGTGGCAACAGGTTCATGATGATTTCGGCCTTTTCGCTTTCCATTGAGCCACCTAGCAGAACGGTAGGTTTGTTGATCTTCCGGATAATCGCTGCCAGGCCTTCAGGTGGCATGCATTTTGTCTCATGCTGAGCCCCGATCACTACTCCGAGGTAACCATCGGAATACAATGGCGGTAAAATTTCCTCCGGTGTTGTTGTTGTCGGATCCAGATAAAAATCCAATCCATGATTGTCGGGTTTGACGCCAAGGCTTCTCGCAGCTTTAAAATAACGGTCTACAACGTGGATATCTGGCATCACATTAATCTTCCCTTGAACCAATAACCATTTGCGAATATTCAGTTTTGGAAATGAATGCGATTTGGATTTGACTGCCCGCTTTACCCTGGCCGAGCGAAAATTCTTATGGAGATCAATCACCAGATCATAATTTCCTTCGGTTAGCAGAGGTACAATCTCGGAAAGCGACTGGTCAAAATAATGGCATCTGGAAATATTAGGGTTCTCCCTGATCACGTCCAGAAACCGGCGTTTGGTCAGAAAGTCTATTTCAATATCCGGTCGTTGTTGCTTGATCGCACGGAGTAGCGGACTGGTTAACAGTACATCGCCAATGGAGCTC
Proteins encoded:
- a CDS encoding NAD-dependent epimerase/dehydratase family protein, producing MERILVIGASGQIGAEMASGLRQKFGLENVICSDIRPAGSWSEEGPFELLDVMDRTALNSVVEKYNVTQVYLLAALLSAVAEEKPELAWKLNMEGLFNVLELARENKIQKIFWPSSIAVFGPTTPREQTAQRTITEPNTVYGIGKLAGERWCEYYHQKYGADVRGLRYPGIVGSKTMPGGGTTDYAVHIFHQAVKTRAYTCFLNEDTRLPMMYMPDAVRATLELMDAPADRISIRSSYNITSMSFTPGEIAREIKKHIPDFEVIYEPDRRQKIADSWP
- a CDS encoding acyl-CoA thioesterase: MKTKTPKESLTILTEIVLPNETNTLDNLMGGQLLHWMDIAGAIAAHRHCRRVVVTASVNNVSFGQPIKKGDILTIEAKVSRAFKSSMEVFLEVWVEGTGENKIKANEAIYTFVAVDQRGSPIEVPELTPETELEKARFDGALRRKQLSLILAGKMKPDDATELKALFFPKEA
- a CDS encoding glycosyltransferase family 9 protein, which codes for MKILVIRLSSIGDVLLTSPLLRAIKQQRPDIEIDFLTKRRFLDVIRENPNISRCHYFDQSLSEIVPLLTEGNYDLVIDLHKNFRSARVKRAVKSKSHSFPKLNIRKWLLVQGKINVMPDIHVVDRYFKAARSLGVKPDNHGLDFYLDPTTTTPEEILPPLYSDGYLGVVIGAQHETKCMPPEGLAAIIRKINKPTVLLGGSMESEKAEIIMNLLPQAEIYNACGNRSLMESARLVRHARCLVTHDTGLMHVGAAFQVPMAVLWGNTVPAFGMGPYYGKHSNTPWFSAEVKELRCRPCSKIGFDSCPKKHFKCMVNQDTEAIATFCLDIMN